The window GGAGCAGTACCATGATCTGCTGCAGCTTATGACTccccatatcaagaaggaagatACCCATATGAAGGATGCAGTGACAGCTGATGAACGCCTAACACTTACGCTGCGTTATCTAACAACAGGTGGGGAATAGCGATCGTTAGTTATTAAGCCCCAACTAACGAATTTTAAAGTTTTGGTTTAATGAGGTATCCATTCGTGCTCGGAGTGtgcttgttaggttaggtttatattCATAGCCATTTAGCTATTACAGTATATTATGCTTTAGAATATTGCAAGGTTGATGATTTGTAACTAGCCTTTTTATAAGCTGTAGCTGTTCAGGCAAAACTGATATTGAGAATGAtactacaaataaataaactaaaagtgaaaaaaagaatagataaaggatgaaataaagtagaaatactAATACCtaagaagaaaagtatatgCATTTAAATTTGGATATCCATTATTGATAAAACCATCTTGAGAGTAGGCCTAGGTGTGTTGTACATTAATGAATATATGGTAAATTCATAGAGTTACACCAACAGCTCATTTCCTGATGAAACTATTTTTCTGGTAGGTTTTGAATGAATCTGCACTTCATTTCCCTCACATATCAGTACTTTTTTCtatcccccctccttcccttacagATTGCCGCCACAGCTGCTTACCACTGGCTACGCCAGCTTATTTTACCTTATCTTTTTAAACAAtactagtctaacctaacctagttgaGGCAACACGCATCACTGATACGTCTTTCTCATAACAAAATTAACTTTATCTAATAATTAAACTGATTAACCAATGAATTTGCCTAACCTTACCCTGGCATTTCAAGCGTCTTCCATAGACTGTTGCAGATAGAGTCGCTTCTTTCCACAAACTGCTCTGATTGACTagatttattatgtattatctttattggtcagtggctgcatggatttcttctttgttattataAAAGTGGAAGTAGatacttttgttgttttctcatcTTAGAATTTGTTTCTTGAAAAAGGAGATGCGTATGTTTAAAGTAAGAGCTATTTGTGATTATTCTAGCCATTTTTTTAGTTGAAGCTTTAGGTAGTGGTATCAGATAAGTAGGATATATAGTGCACTGTATTGGATTGCAGTAAGTATATAGTGGATGGATATGAGAATAACATATATACTTCAGTACATGTGAGAGCATTTGATCTTTAATTTGATGAAGTAGCCAATGTGTCTGGATATTCTTAAGGTGAGATTTTCAATGTGAAGTTTAGAATTCATAGATTCATCTTAAATTATGTCAAGGAATTTAGTATTAGTGGATCTAAAAATGTTACATTTATTAATCTAGAGTGATGGTAGCTGGTTATATTTTTTAGTAGTTACATTTAATTGGTAACCCAAAGGGTGTCCAGAACAGTATCCCTTGGCTATGTTAGGTTATGGTATCAGTGGGTGGTGTAGCTGGGTTagctttattcttttatgtaaaGGAGTTAACTCATGCTCCAAAGAGATTATTTATTTAGgactaacattatcattattctatttttcacaGCTCAGACCTTTGCTCATCCCAGAAATCTCTAATTTCAGGAGAAACACAGTCATCCTTGGCCCGCCAGTTCAGGCTCAGTCGCTCGTTGATTTCAAAGATCATCCCAGAAGTGTGCCATGCCATACACTATGTCTTGGGAGCTAAATATGTCAAGCTCCCCAGCAGTGAAGACGAGTGGCGACAAATTGCTAGTGACTTCTTCACAGAGTGGAACTATCCGATGTGTATTGGAGCACTTGGTGGAAAATGTGTACTAATTGCGAGATCTCAAAACTCAGATTCAGAATACTATGACTACAAAGGCCATTTTAGTACCATGATGATGGCACTTGTTGATGCCAACTACAATTTTATGTATGTTCATGTTGGTGCTTGTGGTAAGGAAAGTGATGGTGGAGTTTGGGATCATTGTAGCTTgaaaaaagaacttgaaaacaaTGACATTAGGATACCTCAACCAGAGAATATCCCCTTCACTGATAGGCAGAGCCCATATGTAATTTTAGGTGATGATGCTTTTCCTTCAAAGTCATACCTAATGAAACCTTATGAAGGGTATGATCTAACACATGAACAAATAATTTTCAATTACCGTTTGTCCAGGGCAAAGAGGGTATCAGAAAATGCATTTGGCATACTAGCTGCTAGATTTCAAATTTTTAATAAGCCCATCAACACATCTCCACAAAATGTAAAGGACATAGTACT is drawn from Portunus trituberculatus isolate SZX2019 chromosome 44, ASM1759143v1, whole genome shotgun sequence and contains these coding sequences:
- the LOC123518807 gene encoding protein ALP1-like, which translates into the protein MSESSSSDDAVAVTTFLLAYRKFRRKRKDRCIRPSPNKKEKKTVKSTILPEPRLKDTDSMRQCIHLNREQYHDLLQLMTPHIKKEDTHMKDAVTADERLTLTLRYLTTGETQSSLARQFRLSRSLISKIIPEVCHAIHYVLGAKYVKLPSSEDEWRQIASDFFTEWNYPMCIGALGGKCVLIARSQNSDSEYYDYKGHFSTMMMALVDANYNFMYVHVGACGKESDGGVWDHCSLKKELENNDIRIPQPENIPFTDRQSPYVILGDDAFPSKSYLMKPYEGYDLTHEQIIFNYRLSRAKRVSENAFGILAARFQIFNKPINTSPQNVKDIVLATAALHNFLRHDSEDTYSPSDLLDREDVNNCRLQRGQWHYYPHNALEGLQAVPRGLMETAKSVQDTFKDYFNMEGKVSWQDDMALLHALME